In Aspergillus nidulans FGSC A4 chromosome II, a single window of DNA contains:
- a CDS encoding uncharacterized protein (transcript_id=CADANIAT00004780), translating into MVTVMSAVNGIDIPKNMQVSLQTSNKRDAVLGVSTASETTEAEPTAIDAHPSPLWTRIRAYCREAFSEFFGTLILVLFGNGVVAQVVLSNNQKGDYQSISWGWGLGVMLGVYVSGISGSHLNPAVTFAMCVLRKFPWRKWPVYAISQLLGGMSAAAIVYGNYKSAIDTYEGGPGIRTVPGYSDTASAGIFCTYPAEFMTRTGQFFSEFVASSILMFVIFALIDKGNMGAGPFMPLGMFFTIFGIGACFGWETGYAINLARDFGPRLVSYMLGYGTEVWKAGNYYFWVPVVAPFFGCTFGGWLYDMFLYVGSDSPVNMPYLGLRRLVRPDAEKHHEAHSRA; encoded by the exons ATGGTTACAGTTATGTCCGCTGTTAACGGAATCGATATCCCCAAGAACATGCAGGTTTCTTTGCAAACGAGCAATAAGCGAGACGCCGTCCTCGGAGTGAGTACGGCGTCTGAAACAACCGAAGCAGAGCCTACAGCAATCGATGCTCATCCATCACCATTGTGGACTAGGATAAGAGCATATTGTCGCGAGGCCTTCTCCGAGTTCTTTGGCACTCTGATATTGGTCCTCTTCGGCAATGGAGTAGTCGCGCAGGTTGTTCTCAGCAATAACCAAAAAGGAGACTACCAGTCTATTTCTTGGGGATGGGG TCTCGGAGTCATGCTCGGCGTCTACGTAAGCGGCATATCAGGCTCCCATCTGAATCCTGCCGTGACTTTTGCAATGTGCGTACTCAGGAAGTTTCCGTGGCGGAAGTGGCCAGTATACGCCATCTCTCAACTCCTTGGAGGCATGTCCGCTGCAGCTATCGTCTACGGAAACTATAAATCAGCCATCGACACTTACGAGGGAGGACCCGGCATCAGGACCGTCCCCGGATACTCAGATACGGCGTCAGCAGGTATATTCTGCACATACCCCGCAGAGTTCATGACCCGTACAGGACAATTCTTCTCCGAGTTTGTTGCCAGTTCAATCCTTATGTTCGTGATATTTGCCCTAATTGATAAGGGAAACATGGGCGCCGGTCCTTTTATGCCTCTTGGCATGTTCTTCACTATTTTTGGAATTGGTGCTTGCTTTGGTTGGGAGACAGGGTACGCTATAAATCTTGCTCGAGATTTTGGGCCCCGGTTGGTCTCGTACATGCTTGGATACGGAACTGAGGTGTGGAAGGCAGGAAACTATTATTTTTGG GTACCAGTTGTGGCCCCCTTCTTCGGGTGTACGTTCGGCGGCTGGCTGTACGACATGTTTCTCTACGTCGGATCAGATAGCCCTGTGAATATGCCGTACTTAGGGCTCCGTCGCTTGGTCAGACCGGACGCTGAGAAACACCATGAAGCCCATAGCCGTGCCTGA
- a CDS encoding uncharacterized protein (transcript_id=CADANIAT00004781): MASLRSGNGRIPRGKISIFRQFTSSLLLLVLYPCPFATIYRSVHNQLRHLELIDVRHWGLMPLARSSGLPNSAVMLSLAEILTNPPLSMARIIDMELSSLRTS, from the coding sequence ATGGCCAGTCTTCGAAGTGGAAACGGCAGGATCCCTCGAGGTAAAATTTCCATCTTCCGTCAATTCACCAGCTCCCTACTTCTCCTTGTACTATATCCTTGTCCGTTTGCAACCATCTATAGATCTGTACATAATCAGTTGAGACACTTGGAGTTGATTGATGTCAGGCACTGGGGGCTGATGCCTCTAGCTCGCTCATCTGGTCTACCTAATTCTGCGGTCATGCTCTCCTTAGCGGAGATCCTAACAAATCCACCTCTCAGTATGGCTAGGATTATTGATATGGAATTGTCATCATTACGAACTTCTTAA
- a CDS encoding protein crhA (transcript_id=CADANIAT00004782) has translation MKFRLKGSTVGLLSWLAVAAAQTYTDCNPLEQSCPADPALGGSANYDFTQGASDDFTEVMSPSYGSDGASFTVAKQGDAPLIQSDWYIMFGHVEFVIKAAPGVGIVSSAVLQSDDLDEIDWEWLGGNNEYVQTNYFGKGNTATYNRAATHANSGNHDSFHTYTIDWTSSHVVWQIDGNTVRVLTPDSAESNQYPQTPMMVKVGVWAGGDPNNNEGTIQWAGGETDYTAGPFTMYLKSIKVTDYSTGNSYTYSDNSGSWQSIISDGGKINGNSAAQSMTDIGTVPSITATADSGPIPFEGTHRETTSFSTPSIYPWVPRPSSDDDSDSSPSTNLPGDWHFAGSGKPQPPSRSSMIYAPVYVCLVSLLVGFILPLRP, from the exons ATGAAATTCCGGCTTAAAGGCTCGACGGTTGGTCTTCTTTCGTGGCTGGCTGTGGCCGCGGCCCAAACATATACCGACTGCAATCCGCTGGAACAAA GTTGTCCCGCAGATCCTGCACTGGGCGGCTCCGCCAATTACGACTTCACCCAGGGCGCATCTGATGACTTTACCGAAGTCATGTCGCCGTCTTATGGCAGCGACGGAGCGAGTTTCACCGTGGCAAAACAAGGCGATGCTCCGCTGATACAGTCGGACTGGTACATCATGTTCGGACACGTCGAATTTGTGATTAAGGCCGCACCTGGAGTCGGCATCGTCAGTAGTGCCGTCTTGCAATCAGATGATCTGGACGAAATCGACTGGGAGTGGCTTGGGGGCAATAATGAATATGTCCAAACAAATTACTTTGGAAAGGGCAACACCGCCACCTATAACCGTGCAGCTACCCATGCCAATTCAGGAAATCACGATTCCTTTCATACGTATACCATTGACTGGACTTCATCCCATGTCGTATGGCAGATTGACGGCAACACTGTTCGTGTACTTACTCCCGACTCTGCAGAGAGCAACCAATATCCTCAAACACCTATGATGGTGAAAGTTGGAGTCTGGGCCGGTGGTGACCCCAACAATAATGAGGGCACGATCC AATGGGCGGGGGGAGAAACTGATTATACCGCTGGACCCTTCACGATGTACCTGAAGTCCATTAAGGTGACCGACTATTCGACCGGCAACTCTTATACATACAGTGACAACAGCGGGTCATGGCAGTCAATAATATCAGATGGTGGCAAGATCAATGGCAATAGTGCGGCTCAGTCAATGACTGATATCGGGACGGTGCCCTCAATAACCGCGACTGCCGACAGCGGGCCGATTCCCTTTGAGGGAACGCATCGCGAAACCACAAGTTTCTCCACGCCCAGTATCTATCCTTGGGTCCCCCGGCCAAGTAGCGACGACGATTCGGACTCATCTCCGTCCACAAACTTGCCAGGAGATTGGCATTTTGCTGGCAGCGGAAAACCTCAGCCACCCAGCCGGTCCTCTATGA TATATGCGCCCGTCTATGTCTGCCTCGTATCACTTCTGGTCGGGTTTATACTCCCCCTCCGACCTTGA
- the acyA gene encoding adenylate cyclase acyA (transcript_id=CADANIAT00004783) translates to MAFPGGELPEGRHSSESSGNNSGLSQETIRDDGRRYGRIVPSGRSISPHSKDDGSDRLELPAPRPPSLGAPNDLYTSMFSWGSPDISPTDVRKNQGFGSHRKALAVLGNDDPGPPPINNPSPRVNTNYGDYFQHDPQGTLSYSPRLGTGDAHGTFFHDHSEHEASPATATFRPGTGRTLASDAPDLDYNGDHRRPSVASATTVSSQGSKSSTSGLFRKKLQGFFGDDPNASDSKQDHDGHHSSGSKPSSIDYFRSRQRADSEGSRRPSDGVQDDAHQPGRPRTPLPSSDITPWEYQRYNDIPQLGEAPVREAPTALDRHRIGSQGASSTSRDPTRRHFSGHRHSRSKEEKANAAGDLAGYPDRPSTGRDDFSVGLRPSRDGSLGFRPAANSSINLAGRSTSPTPSLQSFYTKDSGQGSPGAPSSKRSFLGKLRRPNLKHFPGSKGPTDAIRGTSKLARRDASPGRRGRQGSLEGAPSKGAENGEHERKKDGKGLGIATGKLRGRRGAGHETPIGKETNPSEAPGVWALDTDLSHMEGIVQPAADDGDKTNEGKTVRHDEKRLGDQLGAGNWDAPESWHVKRQRNEVLAKVPKMTNDAARTIAEPDGVPYFIRVFRIDGTFATLSNGLHATVADVLLSLGKKSFLTDHLNNYEIVMRKNDISRQLDPNEQPILMQKKLLEQIGYTEKDRIEELGREDHSYILRFTFLPTKLSGYSSLEGEPGFSKNQKFSHVDLQGRSLVTIPIALYKKAPEIISLNLSRNLELDVPKDFIQGCINLREIKYIGSEALRLPPSFSLASRLTYLDVSNNFLDQLDHANLDRLQGLVSIKLANNRLTKLPDYFGNFKSLRSLNIASNNFQVFPEFLCNLKSLVDLDISFNNISELPNIGNLTSLERLWMTNNGFRGPFGESIKDLVNLKEIDARFNEIVNIDSLTLLPRLEQLLIGHNSVSKFRGSFPKLRNLVLDHCPVTQFDIDAPMPTLTSLNIASAKLVQFRDTLFDSLPNLTKLILDKNHFMSMSPHIGKLRKLEHFSMAKNPLSSLPPSIGCLTELKYLNLRECNLRRLPQEIWYCLKLETLNVSSNVLDSFPKHGGPPPQLPGEATAGTTPAMTPGGSVTPSYDDLGTVEEQETRRPSQASGSAPSGSSPGGGSTRKPSVASSLSQGGRKVSTASKFAEGSPSSRKDSNFSQHVATTFGGSLRNLYLADNRLEDDVFRELSFIPELRIVNLSYNVLNEIPPGLLKRWPLLTELYLSGNELTSLPSDDLEEGSSLKILNINANRFQVLPAELCKVSKLSILDVGSNYLKYNVSNWPYDWNWNWNRNLKYLNFSGNKRLEIKPNVSSLGSQPPNGADLTDFNSLTHLRVLGLMDVTLTTSNIPEENEDRRVRTSASLAGSLAYGMADFLGRSEHLSIIDMIVPRMRQDNVETVVGMFDGQPSSTGGSRVAKFLHENFLHTFSAELKRLRRDEQETPLDAFRRTFLTLNRNMAFACYKSIDQDVRLFQEDSSDQKKVRLNKEDLQSGGVATVLYLNNTDLYAANIGDAQAILVKSDGSMRYLTRNHDPAEAGERARIRAAGGFVSRNGRLNDYLPVSRSFGYFNLMPAVIAAPHTMHVSLTEQDEMIILASKELWDYVTPDLVVDVTRAERRDLMVAAQKIRDLALSFGANNKLMVMILGVGDLRKRERRPPRFPSMNSFSQVDDSILPSPKRTKKPRDMPGDSRLARFDYVDAPTGELAIIFTDIKQSTGLWETCPDAMRSAIQIHNDILRRQLGIIGGYEVKTEGDAFMVAFSTTTAALLWCFNCQYQLLEAEWPTEILEQPQCQVQFDMENNIIFRGLSVRMGIHWGEPVCEKDPITNRMDYFGPMVNRASRISAVADGGQIFVSSDFMNDMQRNLELFADSERAASTGSEESYALDLGDNIRRELQQLNSQGFVIKDQGERKLKGLENPEPLYLIYPHALSGRLSTQDQMSGEESTPTTISQHSQLQIQTEAIWRLWEITLRLERLCGALEHPGEPRLDKPNSALFDIIKKHGGELADSSVVSLIEQQVTRIEVAISTLALRHMLRPFKPGDRLDDHAAPIGDVLQELRTQLAEYRALKEQIATNGAGITGASPSSTATDLHYTPDFHSSASSSSFT, encoded by the exons ATGGCGTTTCCAGGCGGGGAACTGCCAGAAGGAAGACATAGCTCGGAGAGCTCTGGGAACAACAGTGGGCTATCGCAAGAAACTATCAGGGATGATGGTCGTCGATATGGTCGCATTGTGCCTAGCGGTCGGAGCATCTCTCCCCATTCCAAAGACGATGGCAGCGATAG GCTTGAACTCCCGGCTCCACGACCACCTTCTCTAGGCGCCCCGAATGACCTATACACCTCCATGTTCTCGTGGGGCTCGCCCGATATTTCTCCCACGGACGTGCGCAAGAATCAAGGCTTTGGTAGTCATAGAAAAGCATTAGCTGTCCTTGGGAATGACGATCCAGGCCCTCCACCTATCAATAATCCGAGTCCCCGTGTGAACACCAATTACGGCGATTATTTTCAGCACGATCCGCAGGGAACACTATCTTATTCCCCAAGATTGGGCACTGGCGATGCACACGGCACTTTTTTCCACGATCACTCCGAACACGAAGCCTCCCCTGCCACAGCCACTTTCCGTCCAGGCACAGGACGCACACTTGCCAGCGACGCCCCAGATCTTGATTATAATGGAGATCACCGGCGACCATCTGTTGCCAGTGCTACGACTGTAAGCAGCCAAGGGTCAAAATCAAGCACAAGCGGGCTCTTCCGGAAAAAGTTACAAGGGTTCTTCGGTGACGATCCCAACGCTAGTGATTCAAAGCAAGACCATGATGGTCACCACAGCTCGGGGTCTAAACCGTCGTCGATTGATTACTTCAGATCTCGTCAAAGAGCTGACTCTGAGGGCTCGAGACGTCCGTCTGATGGTGTCCAGGATGACGCTCATCAACCTGGCCGCCCCAGGACCCCGCTTCCCTCGAGTGATATAACACCCTGGGAGTACCAGAGATATAAT GATATTCCACAGCTTGGAGAAGCACCTGTCCGTGAAGCACCTACCGCGCTAGATCGGCATCGTATTGGTTCACAGGGTGCATCTAGTACATCGAGGGATCCGACCCGCAGGCATTTTAGCGGCCATCGACACTCACgaagcaaggaggagaaggcaaacGCTGCTGGAGACCTCGCTGGATACCCCGATCGTCCTTCAACAGGCCGTGATGACTTTTCCGTTGGCCTACGTCCGTCCAGGGACGGTAGCTTAGGTTTCCGACCCGCAGCTAACTCGTCTATCAATCTTGCTGGGCGCTCGACGAGCCCCACGCCAAGTCTCCAGAGCTTTTATACTAAGGATTCTGGCCAAGGCTCCCCTGGTGCACCTTCTTCTAAGCGCTCGTTCCTGGGAAAACTCCGCCGACCCAACCTTAAGCATTTTCCAGGGTCAAAAGGACCGACAGATGCTATTAGGGGCACATCAAAGCTTGCACGGCGTGATGCTTCCCctggacgacgaggacggcaAGGCAGTCTGGAGGGAGCACCTTCTAAGGGCGCTGAAAATGGGGAACATGAACGAAAGAAAGATGGCAAAGGCCTAGGAATTGCGACTGGTAAGCTGCGAGGCCGCCGCGGTGCTGGTCACGAAACCCCCATCGGAAAGGAGACGAACCCCTCAGAAGCACCCGGTGTCTGGGCTTTGGACACGGATCTATCGCACATGGAAGGCATCGTTCAGCCAGCTGCAGATGATGGGGATAAGACGAATGAAGGAAAGACGGTACGCCATGATGAGAAGAGGCTGGGGGACCAGCTAGGTGCCGGAAATTGGGACGCTCCTGAGAGCTGGCATGTCAAACGCCAAAGAAATGAGGTTTTGGCCAAAGTTCCCAAGATGACCAACGATGCTGCTCGAACAATAGCTGAACCTGATGGTGTTCCGTATTTTATCCGTGTGTTCCGCATTGATGGAACATTTGCCACACTCTCGAATGGGTTACATGCTACGGTTGCCGATGTACTTCTGTCACTGGGAAAGAAGTCTTTTCTAACTGACCACCTCAATAACTACGAAATAGTCATGCGCAAAAATGATATCTCTCGACAGCTGGATCCCAATGAACAGCCCATTCTCATGCAGAAGAAATTACTCGAACAGATCGGCTATACTGAGAAGGACAGGATTGAAGAGCTTGGCCGGGAGGACCATAGTTACATTCTTCGCTTTACCTTCTTGCCCACCAAACTCAGCGGGTACAGCAGTCTTGAGGGAGAGCCAGGCTTCAGCAAGAACCAGAAATTCAGCCACGTGGATCTTCAAGGACGGAGTCTCGTTACCATCCCTATCGCTCTTTACAAGAAAGCTCCGGAGATCATATCGCTCAATCTCTCCAGGAACTTGGAGCTAGATGTGCCAAAAGACTTTATTCAGGGCTGCATCAATCTGCGAGAGATCAAGTATATAGGAAGTGAAGCTTTACGCCTTCCACCCAGCTTCAGTCTTGCAAGCCGTCTAACGTATCTGGATGTTTCAAACAACTTCTTGGATCAGCTCGACCACGCGAACCTTGACAGGTTACAAGGACTTGTCAGTATCAAACTGGCCAATAATCGACTGACAAAGCTTCCGGATTACTTTGGAAACTTCAAATCTCTGAGGAGTCTGAACATTGCTTCGAATAATTTTCAAGTGTTCCCCGAGTTTCTCTGCAACTTGAAAAGCTTGGTGGATCTTGATATTAGCTTCAACAATATCTCCGAGCTCCCAAATATTGGCAACCTGACTAGCCTCGAGCGTCTCTGGATGACAAATAACGGATTCAGAGGGCCTTTCGGCGAGTCGATTAAAGATCTTGTGAACTTGAAGGAGATAGATGCCCGATTCAATGAGATCGTGAATATTGACAGCTTGACACTCCTTCCGCGCTTGGAACAGCTATTGATCGGTCACAATTCTGTGTCTAAGTTCAGAGGGTCGTTCCCCAAGCTGCGGAATTTGGTCTTGGATCATTGCCCTGTAACGCAGTTCGACATTGACGCGCCCATGCCAACTCTAACATCCCTCAACATAGCCTCGGCGAAACTGGTCCAATTTCGTGACACCCTGTTCGATAGCTTGCCCAACCTCACAAAACTCATCCTGGATAAGAATCACTTCATGTCCATGTCCCCTCATATCGGAAAGCTGCGGAAACTCGAGCATTTTAGCATGGCCAAGAATCCTCTCTCGTCACTTCCTCCGTCTATAGGGTGTTTGACCGAGCTCAAGTACCTTAATCTGAGAGAGTGTAACTTGCGAAGGCTGCCTCAAGAGATCTGGTATTGTCTGAAACTAGAGACTCTCAACGTCTCATCAAACGTTCTGGATAGCTTTCCCAAGCATGGCGGCCCGCCACCTCAGCTTCCGGGCGAGGCTACTGCTGGTACTACTCCCGCGATGACACCCGGTGGCTCAGTTACGCCGAGTTATGATGACTTGGGCACTgtagaagagcaggaaacaCGGCGTCCCAGCCAGGCATCTGGCAGCGCGCCCAGTGGGAGCTCTCCCGGTGGTGGGAGCACTCGAAAACCGTCGGTCGCCTCCTCTCTTAGTCAGGGAGGAAGGAAGGTCTCCACTGCTTCGAAGTTCGCAGAAGGCAGCCCATCATCCAGGAAAGATTCGAATTTCTCTCAGCATGTGGCCACTACATTTGGTGGCTCGCTCCGGAACTTGTACCTGGCCGATAACCGGCTCGAGGATGACGTGTTTCGTGAACTCTCATTTATCCCTGAGTTGCGAATAGTGAATTTGTCGTATAACGTGCTGAATGAAATTCCGCCTGGGCTCCTGAAACGCTGGCCTCTACTTACGGAGCTATACCTATCTGGCAACGAGCTAACCTCTCTGCCCTCAGACGACCTAGAAGAAGGGAGTAGTCTGAAGATTCTTAACATCAATGCCAATCGATTCCAGGTTCTTCCGGCGGAACTGTGCAAAGTGAGCAAGCTTTCTATTCTCGACGTTGGAAGCAATTACTTGAAATACAACGTGTCGAACTGGCCTTATGACTGGAACTGGAATTGGAATCGAAATCTGAAGTATCTCAACTTCTCTGGGAACAAACGGCTGGAGATTAAGCCGAATGTCTCGTCTTTGGGATCTCAGCCGCCGAACGGAGCAGATTTAACCGATTTCAATTCACTCACTCACCTCCGGGTACTTGGATTGATGGACGTCACACTCACGACGTCCAATATTCcggaagagaatgaagatcGCCGAGTGAGGACGTCTGCCTCTTTGGCAGGTTCACTCGCCTACGGTATGGCAGATTTCTTAGGTCGAAGCGAACATCTTTCTATCATCGACATGATCGTGCCTCGAATGAGACAGGATAATGTCGAAACCGTTGTCGGCATGTTTGATGGCCAGCCTAGCTCTACTGGAGGCTCTAGGGTTGCCAAGTTCCTGCATGAGAATTTCCTTCATACTTTTTCTGCTGAGCTTAAGCGCCTCCGGCGGGACGAGCAAGAGACACCCTTGGATGCCTTCAGGCGGACGTTCCTGACTCTCAACAGGAATATGGCTTTTGCTTGCTACAAGTCCATCGACCAAGATGTCAGATTATTTCAAGAGGACTCATCCGATCAAAAGAAAGTCCGGCTCAATAAGGAAGACCTTCAGTCTGGCGGCGTCGCGACCGTTCTGTACCTGAACAATACGGATTTATATGCTGCCAATATCGGTGACGCTCAGGCTATACTCGTCAAGTCAGATGGTAGTATGAGATATCTGACACGGAACCATGATCCggcagaagcaggagaaagGGCGCGCATCCGAGCGGCAGGCGGATTTGTCTCCCGCAACGGAAGACTGAATGATTACCTTCCTGTCTCCCGGTCATTTGGGTACTTCAATCTAATGCCTGCAGTGATCGCAGCACCGCATACGATGCACGTCAGCTTGACCGAGCAGGATGAGATGATTATTCTGGCCTCAAAAGAACTTTGGGATTACGTGACTCCAGACCTTGTCGTGGATGTTACGAGAGCTGAACGAAGGGACCTGATGGTTGCTGCGCAAAAGATAAGGGATCTTGCACTGTCATTCGGAGCCAACAATAAGCTTATGGTGATGattcttggagttggagatctCAGGAAACGTGAGAGGCGCCCGCCGCGCTTCCCAAGCATGAATAGCTTTAGTCAGGTCGATGACTCGATCCTACCCAGCCCGAAGCGCACCAAAAAACCGCGTGATATGCCTGGAGACTCCAGACTAGCTCGATTTGACTATGTTGACGCTCCAACCGGAGAACTGGCTATAATTTTCACGGATATCAAGCAGTCCACAGGTCTTTGGGAGACGTGCCCCGACGCAATGCGCTCAGCTATCCAGATCCACAATGAtatcctccgccgccaaTTAGGTATTATTGGTGGTTATGAGGTGAAGACTGAAGGTGACGCTTTCATGGTCGCGttttcaacaacaacagctgCTTTGCTCTGGTGTTTCAACTGCCAATACCAACTTTTGGAAGCTGAATGGCCGACGGAAATTCTTGAGCAGCCTCAGTGCCAAGTTCAATTCGACATGGAAAATAACATAATCTTCCGAGGTCTGTCAGTTCGGATGGGAATTCACTGGGGTGAGCCTGTCTGCGAAAAGGATCCCATTACTAACCGCATGGATTACTTTGGACCAATGGTAAACCGCGCATCACGAATCTCGGCCGTTGCTGACGGCGGGCAAATATTTGTTTCGTCGGATTTCATGAACGACATGCAGCGTAACCTCGAGCTCTTCGCCGACAGTGAACGTGCTGCTTCTACTGGTTCGGAAGAAAGTTATGCACTCGATTTGGGGGACAATATCCGGCGCGAACTTCAACAACTAAATAGCCAGGGATTTGTGATAAAAGATCAAGGCGAGCGGAAGTTGAAAGGCCTTGAGAATCCCGAACCTCTATATCTGATTTACCCTCATGCTCTATCGGGACGCTTGTCGACCCAGGACCAAATGTCCGGTGAAGAAAGCACCCCCACCACTATTAGTCAACACTCTCAACTCCAGATCCAAACAGAAGCTATATGGCGATTATGGGAGATCACACTCCGGCTCGAAAGGCTATGTGGAGCGTTAGAACACCCAGGCGAACCGCGCCTAGATAAACCTAACTCGGCATTATTCGATATAATCAAGAAGCACGGCGGAGAACTCGCTGATTCGAGTGTCGTCAGCCTGATCGAGCAGCAAGTAACTCGGATCGAG GTCGCGATAAGTACCCTTGCTCTGCGACATATGCTACGACCTTTCAAGCCAGGCGACCGGCTTGACGACCACGCCGCGCCGATTGGAGATGTGCTGCAAGAATTACGAACCCAGCTTGCGGAGTATAGAGCCCTCAAGGAGCAGATTGCTACCAATGGTGCTGGCATCACTGGCGCATCCCCTAGTTCCACCGCAACGGATCTACATTACACTCCAGATTTCCACTCCagcgcttcctcttcgtccttcaCCTAG